Proteins co-encoded in one Acidovorax sp. 69 genomic window:
- a CDS encoding biopolymer transporter ExbD has product MAFGTQDDADEVMNEINMTPLVDVMLVLLIIFIITVPVMKHSVNVDLPRATNQVENIKPETVRLSVSAEGKYYWNESQVTEEELFPRLQAEAAKEPQPDLHIRGDKNVRYEFVAQAMAAAQRAGVRKIGFVTDPQ; this is encoded by the coding sequence ATGGCATTCGGAACCCAAGACGATGCCGATGAGGTGATGAACGAAATCAACATGACGCCGCTGGTGGACGTCATGCTGGTTCTGCTCATCATCTTCATCATCACCGTGCCTGTGATGAAACACTCGGTGAACGTGGACCTGCCCCGCGCCACCAACCAGGTCGAAAACATCAAGCCGGAGACTGTGCGGCTGTCGGTATCGGCCGAGGGCAAGTACTACTGGAACGAGTCGCAGGTCACAGAAGAAGAACTCTTCCCACGCTTGCAGGCCGAAGCCGCAAAGGAGCCTCAGCCCGACCTGCACATCCGTGGCGACAAAAACGTGCGCTACGAGTTCGTAGCCCAAGCCATGGCGGCGGCCCAACGCGCCGGAGTGCGCAAGATTGGTTTTGTGACCGATCCGCAGTAG
- the hemP gene encoding hemin uptake protein HemP, with amino-acid sequence MQATLTAASLLRSATADNAISRSPSEGTLSVEAVTATAAVDSSALLQGQKAVAISHNGSVYRLQATKLGKLILTK; translated from the coding sequence ATGCAAGCCACACTGACCGCCGCCTCGCTCCTGCGTTCCGCCACCGCTGACAACGCCATCTCCCGCTCACCCAGCGAGGGAACACTCAGCGTCGAGGCGGTGACCGCGACCGCCGCAGTGGACAGCAGCGCCCTGTTGCAGGGCCAGAAGGCGGTGGCCATCAGCCACAACGGATCGGTGTACCGCCTGCAGGCCACCAAGTTGGGCAAACTGATTTTGACCAAGTAA